CCGTATCTCTGTGATGATTTTCAACATCGCCTGGTAGATACTCACCACCGAGGCACCGAGGACACAGAGTCTCTTGAAAAACCCTCTGTGCTCTCTGTGTCTCCGTGGTGAACAATCACCCATTTGCTACTACCTGTCGGCGCGGAATAGCCACCGTAAACGCACTTCCCTCGCCGGGGGCGCTCCGCAGCGCGATCTGACCACCGTGCGCTTCGACGATATGGCGTACAATCGCCAGCCCAAGCCCACTGCCAGGATGTTCACGAGCCAGCGAGTGATCGACCTGGTAGAAGGGGAGGAAGATTTTTTCTTGCTCACCGGCAGGAATTCCGATCCCGGTATCTTCGACCCGAATGATCAGGCGGGTTGGTTCATCACGGGCGATGAAGCGAACTCTCCCACCGGGTTTGGTGTACTGAAAGGCGTTGTCAAGGAGATTGCGTACCAGGTGTTCAAATGCCGAGCGATCAACCTCAATCGGCTGCATCTCGGAAAGGAGGACATCGAACTGCAACTGCGCCTGGGCTGCCCGTTCGCGGGCGGCAGCGATAAGTGGGCGCAGAATATCGAGTGGCTGTAATTGCACAAAATTGAGTGATCGACTGCGTACCTCTTGAAAGTAGAGCAGGTTGTTGAGCTGGCGGGCCAGCACTTCACTGCTGCGCCGCATGACACGAACCGCTTCTTCTTGCTGTGGTGTGAGCGGACCCAGCATGCCGCGGTCAAAGAGTTCGAGATAGCCCAGGAGCGAGGTGAGGGGGGTGCGTAGTTCGTGCGAGAGGGTAGCCAGGAACTGATCCTTCATCCGATCAAGGTCTTGCAATTGGGCGTTGGCCAGTGTCAGTTCACGCACCCGCGCTTCCAATCGCTCGACCAGCTTCTGGTTGTACGAGCGTAACAGCTCCGTCTCCATAACTTCCGGCAAGCGTTCGCGGCGCCCCTCGATGAATTCGGCGATCTGCGCCGGCAGCGCACGGGCGTCAATCGGCTTACTCAGATACCCATCACAGCCGGCAACCAAGGCACGTTCACGTGATCCGGGTGAGGCATCTGCGGTCAGGGCGATAATCGGCACATTGTGCATGTGGGACAGGGAACGCAGGCGAGTTGTCGTTTCGTAGCCATCGAGACCGGGGATGCCGAGATCGACCAGCACCAGCGCTGGATGGGTCGTGCGGGCAAGCGCGAGACCACCAGGACCGTCTTCAGCGATGACGACCTGATAGCCACGGGCGCTGAGTACTCGCTGCACCAGACGCTGATTGTCTGGGTTGTCTTCAATGTACAGAATTTGTGGCAACTGGTTCATGGCGTCGTTGTGTCGATGTTAACCGGCGC
The sequence above is drawn from the Armatimonadota bacterium genome and encodes:
- a CDS encoding hybrid sensor histidine kinase/response regulator, coding for MNQLPQILYIEDNPDNQRLVQRVLSARGYQVVIAEDGPGGLALARTTHPALVLVDLGIPGLDGYETTTRLRSLSHMHNVPIIALTADASPGSRERALVAGCDGYLSKPIDARALPAQIAEFIEGRRERLPEVMETELLRSYNQKLVERLEARVRELTLANAQLQDLDRMKDQFLATLSHELRTPLTSLLGYLELFDRGMLGPLTPQQEEAVRVMRRSSEVLARQLNNLLYFQEVRSRSLNFVQLQPLDILRPLIAAARERAAQAQLQFDVLLSEMQPIEVDRSAFEHLVRNLLDNAFQYTKPGGRVRFIARDEPTRLIIRVEDTGIGIPAGEQEKIFLPFYQVDHSLAREHPGSGLGLAIVRHIVEAHGGQIALRSAPGEGSAFTVAIPRRQVVANG